From the genome of Ananas comosus cultivar F153 linkage group 18, ASM154086v1, whole genome shotgun sequence, one region includes:
- the LOC109724462 gene encoding LOW QUALITY PROTEIN: uncharacterized protein LOC109724462 (The sequence of the model RefSeq protein was modified relative to this genomic sequence to represent the inferred CDS: inserted 2 bases in 2 codons), whose amino-acid sequence MELLVSVAVHLLFGLYILSTAVASDLSQXATDCFRPSTFNFAAAAADREGRRGKTAVLAXSPQPPIVLVHGIFGFGKGRLGGLSYFAGAEKKDDRVLVPDLGSLTSVHDRARELFYYLKGGQVDYGEEHSRIYGHSRFGRIYEEGHYPLWDEHNPIHFVGHSAGVQVVRVLQQMLADKAFSGHDTSDEWVLSITSLSGALNGTTRTYFDGMQLEDGRAMKSICLLQILRVGVIIYDWLNISWLKNYYNFGFDHFEMGWRKAGILGLFDLLLGNSGPFASGDWILPDLTIQGTLMVNSGLRTFPNTYYFSYATKRTRKFLGLTIPASVLGIHPLLFLRVLQMCLWRYPTNVPPPYKGYRDEDWEDNDGALNTISMTHPRLPIEHPSHFVVDESECHPLQPGIWYYKIIEADHILFIVNRERAGVQFDLLYDGIFQRCRKHVFRTSPVALPNQSNR is encoded by the exons ATGGAGCTGCTCGTCAGCGTGGCGGTGCACCTGCTGTTCGGGCTCTACATTCTGAGCACCGCCGTCGCCTCCGACCTCTCGC CGGCCACCGACTGCTTCCGGCCGTCCACCTTCaacttcgccgccgccgccgccgaccgggAGGGGAGGCGCGGGAAGACTGCCGTCCTCG ACTCGCCGCAGCCGCCGATCGTCCTCGTCCACGGCATCTTCGGCTTCGGCAAAGG GAGGCTCGGAGGGCTCTCGTACTTCGCCGGAGCGGAGAAGAAGGACGATCGCGTTCTCGTGCCGGATTTGGGGTCCTTGACCAGCGTTCATGATAG GGCACGTgaattgttttattatttgaaagGAGGGCAAGTAGACTATGGAGAGGAGCACAGCAGGATTTATGGCCATTCCAGATTTGGGAGAATTTACGAAGAag GGCATTATCCTTTATGGGATGAGCACAACCCAATACACTTCGTTGGGCACTCGGCAGGCGTGCAAGTGGTGCGAGTATTGCAACAAATGCTTGCCGATAAG GCATTCAGCGGCCACGACACTTCCGATGAATGGGTATTAAGCATTACTTCCTTATCCGGTGCTCTCAATGGAACCACCAGAACCTATTTCGATGGGATGCA GCTGGAAGATGGAAGGGCAATGAAATCCATATGCCTGCTTCAGATCTTGAGGGTAGGAGTCATCATCTATGATTGGCTCAACATATCTTGGCTTAAGAATTACTACAATTTCGGTTTCGACCACTTCGAAATGGGATGGCGAAAAGCGGGTATTTTGGGGCTTTTCGATCTGCTTCTTGGAAACAGTGGGCCTTTCGCTTCTGGGGATTGGATCCTACCAGACTTAACAATTCAAGGCACGCTCATGGTAAATTCAGGTCTCCGAACCTTCCCCAACACATACTACTTCAGCTACGCTACGAAGAGGACAAGGAAGTTTTTGGGCTTGACAATACCTGCTAGTGTTCTTGGAATACATCCGTTGCTCTTTTTAAGAGTCTTGCAGATGTGCCTGTGGCGTTACCCAACTAATGTGCCGCCGCCCTACAAAGGATACAG GGATGAAGATTGGGAAGACAATGATGGGGCACTTAACACAATATCGATGACGCACCCTCGCCTACCTATAGAACACCCAAGCCATTTTGTCGTGGATGAGTCAGAATGCCATCCTTTACAGCCAGGAATATG GTACTACAAAATCATAGAAGCCGATCACATCCTTTTTATCGTGAATCGGGAGAGAGCGGGAGTCCAGTTCGATCTCCTATATGATGGCATCTTCCAGCGTTGCAGAAAGCACGTATTTAGGACGAGCCCAGTGGCGCTGCCGAATCAAAGCAACCGATAG